A single window of Pogoniulus pusillus isolate bPogPus1 chromosome 11, bPogPus1.pri, whole genome shotgun sequence DNA harbors:
- the RNF4 gene encoding E3 ubiquitin-protein ligase RNF4, which translates to MSTTQRKRRGGAVNSRQARKRNRLVASTAEMASEAEPIELEESAGEEVVDLTCESSDPVVVDLTHNDSVVIVEENQRPRRNLRLRSQRQSDSCVLSSDDEDETRDSDVYVTNKVSRELGPLQDETAGSKPSGTVSCPICMDGYSEIVQSGRLIVSTKCGHVFCSQCLRDSLRNANSCPTCRKKLNHRQYHPIYI; encoded by the exons ATGAGCACA ACTCAGCGAAAGCGCCGTGGAGGAGCAGTAAACTCCAGGCAAGCTCGGAAACGGAACAGGCTAGTGGCTTCTACTGCAGAAATGGCTTCAGAAGCAGAGCCAATAGAACTTGAAGAAAGTG CTGGTGAAGAAGTAGTAGATCTCACGTGTGAATCTTCTGATCCTGTTGTCGTTGATCTAACTCACAATGATTCTGTTGTG ATTGTTGAAG AGAATCAGCGACCAAGGAGAAACCTCAGACTAAGAAGTCAGAGACAGTCAGACAGCTGTGTACTGAGtagtgatgatgaggatgaAACAAGAGACAGTGATGTATATGTGACAAATAAAGTGTCTCGAGAGCTAGGACCACTGCAAGATGAAACAGCAGGTTCCAA GCCGTCTGGTACTGTCAGCTGTCCCATTTGCATGGATGGCTACTCAGAG atAGTGCAAAGTGGACGACTGATTGTGTCAACCAAATGCGGCCATGTCTTCTGCAGCCAGTGCCTCCGTGATTCCCTTCGGAATGCCAACTCTTGCCCAACCTGCAGGAAGAAACTCAATCACAGACAATATCATCCCATCTATATATGA